A single region of the Thermotoga profunda AZM34c06 genome encodes:
- a CDS encoding DarT ssDNA thymidine ADP-ribosyltransferase family protein — translation MIKEIGGKIVPTLPKLRGLYYITHVDNVPSIFQRGILSHAEIERQSIHQHYFSKRHIDHTRSHVVFPAYSKD, via the coding sequence ATGATAAAGGAAATCGGAGGTAAAATTGTGCCAACTCTTCCAAAATTGCGAGGATTGTATTACATTACACATGTTGATAACGTGCCATCTATTTTTCAAAGAGGAATTTTGTCCCATGCAGAAATTGAGAGGCAATCTATACATCAGCATTATTTCAGCAAGAGACATATCGATCATACCAGATCCCACGTTGTTTTTCCTGCCTACTCGAAAGATTGA
- a CDS encoding macro domain-containing protein: MQKLRGNLYISIISARDISIIPDPTLFFLPTRKIELTEKLSLVESDMFFSRMQTLTVSVNTVGVMGKGLASRVKYQFPDVYVRYQDVCKTGELGLGKPYLYKRESSLDSLLADEGEKLPNLNHQTWFLLFATKSHWKNMADLEGIESGLNWIVKNYKKEGIQSLAVPALGCGLGGLEWATVGPLMCRYLQQLDIPVQVYLPLEQRIPDAQLSQKFLLDEQ, from the coding sequence ATGCAGAAATTGAGAGGCAATCTATACATCAGCATTATTTCAGCAAGAGACATATCGATCATACCAGATCCCACGTTGTTTTTCCTGCCTACTCGAAAGATTGAACTGACCGAAAAACTGTCGCTGGTCGAGAGCGATATGTTTTTTTCAAGGATGCAGACACTCACTGTAAGCGTAAACACAGTTGGCGTTATGGGGAAAGGGCTTGCTTCTAGGGTAAAATACCAATTCCCCGATGTTTACGTGAGGTATCAAGATGTTTGTAAAACCGGAGAACTTGGACTCGGTAAACCATATTTGTACAAAAGAGAGTCGTCACTGGATTCGCTTTTGGCTGACGAAGGGGAGAAATTGCCGAATCTCAATCATCAGACGTGGTTTTTGCTTTTTGCTACTAAAAGTCACTGGAAAAATATGGCAGATCTTGAAGGAATAGAATCTGGATTAAATTGGATTGTTAAAAATTATAAAAAAGAAGGTATACAATCATTAGCTGTTCCAGCGCTTGGTTGTGGTCTTGGTGGTCTGGAGTGGGCGACTGTTGGACCATTGATGTGCAGGTATTTGCAGCAACTTGATATACCTGTACAAGTGTATCTACCTTTAGAACAACGTATTCCAGATGCCCAACTTTCGCAAAAATTTCTGCTGGACGAACAATAA
- a CDS encoding RAMP superfamily CRISPR-associated protein, with amino-acid sequence MGWGLYSLVFRLKSPLHIGYHKILHLMRTRLYVPARTFWGALTVRLVQETGTSNYEKAGQFLKEQMRFGYLCLSDGKELFIPQYTEEGLKLGQMHLHEFEKKYVCSISTTAIDAYSLSADEETLHHLEYINPRGMDDSSPLFLKGLLWVRLENFSEQGNDLSFRYEGVQLRLSELMQFLQIGGERKYGFGQVELSEMRKISNPKLEAEEFYGEWSGEKSINVTIPKGKPVWAHVEYVPDLKMKGEIEIFMGREWNQSKGAGKNIASHGLCWVPGSIVEENTVTFEVADLGIWKYENTTEGKL; translated from the coding sequence ATGGGATGGGGACTTTATTCTCTGGTCTTTCGGCTGAAATCACCGTTGCACATTGGATACCATAAAATCTTGCACCTCATGCGAACAAGACTCTATGTTCCTGCAAGGACCTTTTGGGGTGCTCTGACAGTGAGACTTGTGCAGGAGACAGGTACGAGTAATTATGAAAAAGCAGGGCAGTTTCTAAAAGAACAAATGAGGTTTGGATATCTTTGCCTTTCAGATGGTAAAGAGCTTTTTATTCCACAATACACAGAGGAAGGTTTGAAACTGGGGCAAATGCACTTGCACGAATTTGAGAAAAAATACGTTTGCTCTATATCGACGACCGCTATAGATGCATATTCTTTATCAGCAGATGAAGAGACTCTGCATCACCTTGAATATATAAATCCTCGCGGTATGGATGATTCCTCTCCTCTGTTTCTCAAAGGATTATTATGGGTAAGACTTGAGAATTTTTCCGAGCAAGGTAATGATCTTTCATTCAGGTACGAAGGTGTTCAATTGAGACTTTCCGAGCTAATGCAATTTTTACAAATAGGTGGTGAGAGAAAATACGGATTTGGGCAGGTAGAGTTATCAGAGATGAGAAAGATAAGCAATCCGAAGTTAGAAGCAGAAGAGTTCTATGGTGAGTGGAGTGGCGAGAAATCTATAAATGTGACCATACCAAAGGGAAAGCCAGTGTGGGCTCATGTTGAATATGTTCCAGATTTGAAAATGAAAGGTGAGATAGAAATTTTCATGGGAAGAGAATGGAACCAGAGCAAGGGGGCAGGAAAAAATATCGCTTCTCATGGCCTTTGCTGGGTACCAGGCTCTATCGTAGAAGAAAATACTGTTACCTTCGAAGTGGCAGATTTAGGAATTTGGAAATATGAAAACACGACAGAAGGCAAACTATAA